Proteins from a single region of Salinibacter grassmerensis:
- a CDS encoding uracil-DNA glycosylase — protein MQDLLRELRAIVEHERALHGDLLPLPPAEASASASSPDAPPAETDTPSHTAPDDAASDPDMPNYDLFGNQVDPAEDPSLPPSERIEALIPDDAPYKDADTLEEVEQYFADNVLVPIDEDRENPVFGVGDPEADLVIIGEAPGRNEDEEGEPFVGRAGQLLDKILDAINFEREDVYITNILKSRPPRNRNPKSEEVDAHLPVLYKQIALIRPTIILTVGKVAGNTLLDRSSSLSNLRDQEHDFYGIPLMATYHPAALLRNSQWKRPTWEDVKLLRTRYDQLTDET, from the coding sequence ATGCAAGACCTCCTCCGCGAGCTGCGGGCCATCGTTGAGCACGAGCGGGCACTCCACGGGGACCTTCTTCCCTTGCCCCCTGCAGAGGCGTCCGCATCGGCTTCATCCCCCGACGCGCCCCCCGCCGAGACCGACACGCCTTCACACACTGCTCCCGACGACGCCGCATCCGATCCCGATATGCCCAACTACGATCTGTTTGGCAATCAGGTAGACCCCGCCGAGGACCCCTCACTGCCCCCCTCGGAGCGCATCGAGGCCCTCATCCCCGACGATGCCCCGTACAAGGACGCCGACACGCTGGAGGAGGTGGAGCAGTATTTCGCCGATAATGTGCTCGTGCCGATCGACGAAGACCGGGAAAACCCCGTCTTCGGCGTCGGCGACCCCGAGGCCGACCTCGTCATCATCGGGGAGGCCCCTGGGCGCAACGAGGACGAAGAGGGCGAACCATTCGTCGGCCGGGCCGGGCAGCTCCTCGATAAGATTCTCGACGCGATCAACTTTGAGCGGGAGGACGTCTACATCACCAATATTCTGAAGAGCCGCCCGCCCCGCAATCGCAACCCGAAATCGGAGGAAGTCGACGCGCATCTGCCGGTGCTCTACAAGCAGATCGCGCTAATCCGTCCGACAATTATTCTCACCGTGGGCAAGGTGGCCGGCAACACGCTCTTGGACCGGAGCTCCTCCCTCTCCAACCTACGGGACCAGGAGCACGACTTCTACGGCATTCCCCTGATGGCAACCTACCACCCGGCCGCCCTCCTGCGTAATTCGCAGTGGAAGCGGCCCACGTGGGAGGACGTTAAGCTGCTTCGCACCCGCTACGACCAGTTGACGGACGAAACCTGA
- the coaBC gene encoding bifunctional phosphopantothenoylcysteine decarboxylase/phosphopantothenate--cysteine ligase CoaBC → MLASLDLSGRCVVLGVTGSIAAYKAAPLVRQLKKAGAEVQVLMTPDAERFVTPLTLGTLSEGEVLTEIFPENEEGSWTKHVTLGQWADLFVVAPATAQTVAKLAHGFCDSMLTATALSARCPLLVCPAMDRDMYRHAATQDNLDRLQEIGYEVMPAAHGELASGLVGQGRMPEPEEILGRVAEVLAETEPTEAPGDLPLAGHDVLVTAGPTREPIDPARVLTNPSTGTMGYALAEAAAARGASVTLVTGPTALSPPPDVEVVSVRTAEEMNEAVQARGTDADYVFMAAAVADYTPADPSTSKRKKRDEDLVLHLRQTPDILKTLGAHRRPDQVLVGFALETDDALENARHKLDEKNLDWIVVNDPTEEGAGFGSSTNRVTLLHPDGASEDLPRMPKAEVAEALLDRVLTAHHDPGT, encoded by the coding sequence ATGCTCGCCTCTCTCGACCTGTCCGGACGATGCGTGGTGCTGGGGGTCACGGGCAGCATCGCGGCGTACAAGGCGGCGCCACTCGTGCGTCAGCTGAAAAAGGCCGGGGCCGAGGTACAGGTGCTCATGACCCCGGACGCCGAGCGCTTCGTAACACCGCTCACGCTCGGAACCCTTTCGGAGGGGGAAGTCTTGACGGAGATCTTTCCGGAAAATGAGGAGGGGTCGTGGACGAAGCACGTGACATTGGGCCAGTGGGCGGATCTTTTTGTCGTGGCCCCCGCCACGGCCCAGACGGTCGCCAAGTTGGCCCACGGCTTCTGCGACTCGATGCTCACGGCCACGGCCCTCTCGGCCCGCTGTCCGCTCCTGGTGTGTCCGGCCATGGATCGGGACATGTACCGGCACGCCGCCACGCAGGACAACCTAGACCGGCTCCAAGAAATTGGGTACGAGGTGATGCCCGCCGCCCATGGCGAGCTTGCGAGCGGCCTCGTGGGCCAGGGCCGGATGCCCGAGCCCGAGGAGATTCTTGGGCGCGTGGCCGAGGTGCTCGCAGAAACGGAGCCGACCGAGGCGCCTGGGGACTTGCCGCTTGCCGGGCACGACGTGCTCGTAACCGCCGGTCCTACCCGAGAACCCATCGATCCGGCGCGCGTCCTCACAAACCCCTCGACGGGGACAATGGGCTACGCCTTGGCGGAGGCGGCGGCGGCACGCGGCGCGTCGGTAACGCTCGTGACGGGGCCCACTGCCCTCTCTCCCCCTCCGGACGTGGAGGTTGTTTCCGTACGGACGGCCGAAGAGATGAACGAGGCCGTACAGGCCCGGGGCACAGATGCCGACTACGTGTTCATGGCCGCCGCGGTGGCCGACTACACCCCGGCCGATCCGTCGACCTCCAAGCGCAAGAAAAGAGACGAAGACCTGGTCTTGCACCTCCGCCAAACCCCCGATATTCTAAAAACCCTTGGGGCGCACAGGCGTCCCGACCAGGTCCTCGTGGGCTTCGCGCTGGAGACCGACGACGCCCTCGAAAACGCCCGGCACAAGCTGGACGAAAAAAACCTCGACTGGATTGTTGTCAACGACCCGACGGAGGAGGGGGCCGGCTTCGGGTCCTCTACGAATCGGGTCACGCTCCTTCACCCCGACGGCGCGTCCGAAGACCTTCCCCGCATGCCGAAAGCCGAGGTGGCCGAGGCCCTGCTCGACCGCGTGCTAACCGCCCACCACGACCCAGGCACGTAG